In Desulfobacterales bacterium, the genomic stretch CCACGAGCAACAACTCCTTAAAAACCACATCAGCACAAGGGGGAGCGTATGCGTAGCAGAGAGTCAGACAACAGTCTCGGTTTCGGAGGGGTGTCACGGCGGGACTTTCTCAAGGTATGTACCGCCGCGGCAGTCTACATGGGCCTGCCGGCAAGTTTCGGACCCAGAATAGCCGAGGCAGCCACATCGGCCGCCAGGCGGCCCTCGGTGATCTGGCTCTCCGGCCAGGAATGCACCGGCTGCATCGAAACCCTGTTGCGGGCCACCCATCCCACCCTGGAATCCCTGATCCTCAACCTGATCTCCCTTGATTATTCAGAGACCTTGAACGCCGGGGCCGGCCACCAGGCCGAGGAGTACCGGGCCAAGATGATAGAGGAGAACAAGGGCAAATTCATCCTGGTGGTTGAGGGGTCGATCCCGGTCAAGGACGGCGGCGTCTACTGCAAGATCGCCGGCCGGCCGGTGCTGCAGATCCTGGAAGAGACCGCGCCCAAGGCAGCGGCGGTGATCGCCATCGGCTCCTGCTCCTCCTGGGGCGGGGTGGTCTCGACCCCGCCCAACCCCACCGGCGCCACCCCGGCGCACAAGATTCTGGCCGGCACCGGCATCCCGGTGATCAATATCCCGGGCTGCCCGCCCAGCCCCTATAACTTCCTGTCCACGGTGCTCTACTTCCTGACCTTTAAAAAGCTGCCGCAACTGGACGACAAA encodes the following:
- a CDS encoding hydrogenase small subunit is translated as MRSRESDNSLGFGGVSRRDFLKVCTAAAVYMGLPASFGPRIAEAATSAARRPSVIWLSGQECTGCIETLLRATHPTLESLILNLISLDYSETLNAGAGHQAEEYRAKMIEENKGKFILVVEGSIPVKDGGVYCKIAGRPVLQILEETAPKAAAVIAIGSCSSWGGVVSTPPNPTGATPAHKILAGTGIPVINIPGCPPSPYNFLSTVLYFLTFKKLPQLDDKLRPKFAYGRLIHENCERRPHFDAGRFAEQFGDDGHRQGWCLYKLGCKGPETYNNCPSLQFNDMGAGTWPVGTGHPCFGCSEKGVGFVTPIYSPAEVLNVTPPVQFAPAEPEQGKGASTLAAAVIGAAVGAGTVAVGLNLGNKSHNGEDKES